From a single Gemmatimonadales bacterium genomic region:
- a CDS encoding adenosylmethionine--8-amino-7-oxononanoate transaminase, translated as MTPSPAWLTLDDLHVWHPYTQHGLGAPVRPIVRASGAYLHDANGQRYLDAISSWWVTLHGHAHPAIADAVAEQAHTLEQVIFAGFAHEPASRLAAELVAHLPEGLSRVFYSDNGSTAVEVALKMVLQLWWNRGEPRRLIVALDNAYHGDTFGAMSTSGTGLFTSPFADHLFETVRLPDPTEGDTAGALERLLEERGREVAGVIVEPLLMGASGMRIWSIDTLRAIRVATRAHGIPLIADEVLTGFGRTGPLFASSDVGPDLICLSKGLTGGFLPLGVTAVREEIFEVFRSTDRHKTFFHGHSFTANPISCAAARASLALLDDACAERRRVIEAAHRAGLERIASAPGVSHPRVLGTAAAFDLAGGGNYLDPIGARLTAFAFEAGVFLRPLGNVVYLLPPYCVTRAELEHAYDTIAQFLATTG; from the coding sequence ATGACGCCTTCACCAGCCTGGCTCACGCTCGACGACCTTCACGTCTGGCATCCGTACACTCAGCACGGGCTGGGCGCCCCGGTCCGACCGATCGTACGCGCGTCGGGAGCCTATCTCCACGACGCCAATGGCCAGCGTTACCTCGACGCCATCTCGTCATGGTGGGTCACCTTGCACGGTCATGCCCACCCTGCAATTGCCGATGCCGTTGCTGAGCAGGCCCACACCCTCGAGCAGGTCATCTTTGCCGGATTTGCGCATGAACCTGCCAGCCGCCTTGCGGCAGAGCTCGTTGCGCACCTTCCCGAGGGCCTTTCGCGCGTCTTCTACTCCGATAATGGATCGACCGCCGTCGAGGTCGCCCTCAAGATGGTGCTGCAACTCTGGTGGAACCGGGGCGAGCCGAGGCGGCTGATCGTTGCGCTGGACAACGCCTACCATGGAGACACCTTCGGCGCCATGAGTACGAGTGGCACCGGTCTGTTCACGTCGCCCTTTGCCGACCACCTGTTCGAGACCGTCCGCCTCCCCGATCCGACCGAGGGCGACACCGCCGGCGCGCTCGAACGATTGCTGGAGGAACGGGGACGTGAGGTTGCGGGAGTCATCGTCGAACCGCTGCTGATGGGAGCAAGCGGGATGCGGATCTGGTCGATCGATACCCTGCGCGCGATCCGTGTCGCAACCCGAGCCCACGGCATTCCACTGATTGCGGACGAGGTTCTGACGGGATTCGGCCGAACCGGGCCCCTCTTTGCCTCGTCGGACGTCGGTCCGGACCTGATCTGTCTCTCCAAGGGGCTGACCGGCGGCTTTCTTCCGCTCGGCGTAACCGCGGTGCGCGAAGAGATCTTCGAGGTGTTCCGGAGCACCGACCGGCACAAGACCTTCTTTCACGGACACTCCTTCACCGCGAATCCGATATCCTGCGCAGCAGCTCGGGCCAGCCTTGCCCTGCTGGACGACGCCTGCGCCGAACGTCGCAGGGTCATCGAGGCAGCCCATCGAGCCGGGCTCGAACGGATCGCCTCCGCTCCAGGGGTCAGCCACCCGCGGGTCCTCGGCACGGCAGCCGCCTTCGACCTTGCCGGGGGTGGGAACTATCTCGACCCGATCGGGGCGCGGCTCACCGCCTTCGCCTTCGAGGCAGGCGTATTTCTGCGCCCACTCGGCAATGTGGTCTACCTGCTGCCTCCGTACTGCGTAACCCGGGCTGAGCTGGAGCACGCCTACGATACGATCGCGCAGTTCCTCGCCACGACGGGCTGA